In Zingiber officinale cultivar Zhangliang chromosome 1A, Zo_v1.1, whole genome shotgun sequence, a genomic segment contains:
- the LOC122026885 gene encoding PLASMODESMATA CALLOSE-BINDING PROTEIN 3-like, translating into MGETLDYEPLKLELWMLQLPLLSSSLSIETAERSKVWRFLHLSSFALPIMAAFLLLLLILLIPLSSLSPSDAAWCVCRSDMSTTALQKTLDFACGAGADCTPILQNGACYNPNTVLAHCSYAANSYYQRKGQAQDACDFSGTAVLSSTDPGVAGGNGCSYTATPSALGSSTTPTTPEGTSSMPTNSSSFTPSTTTGTGGVFGVVPTGTGNFDASDAALLPNKVLIMPSLLFMFTALFASLENFI; encoded by the exons ATGGGAGAAACTCTAGATTATGAGCCCCTCAAACT AGAATTATGGATGTTACAACTGCCATTGCTCAGTAGCTCTCTATCAATAGAGACAGCAGAACGAAGCAAGGTTTGGAGGTTCCTCCATCTCTCTTCCTTTGCCCTCCCGATCATGGCTGCCTTCTTACTTCTCCTCCTCATACTCCTCATACCTCTCTCCTCTCTTAGCCCTTCAG ATGCTGCTTGGTGCGTCTGTAGATCTGACATGAGCACCACTGCCCTGCAAAAGACACTGGACTTCGCTTGTGGAGCTGGAGCTGACTGCACTCCCATTCTCCAAAATGGAGCTTGTTACAATCCCAACACAGTGCTCGCTCACTGCTCCTACGCTGCCAACAGCTACTACCAAAGGAAAGGGCAGGCACAGGACGCCTGTGATTTCAGTGGCACGGCTGTGCTTTCCTCGACTGACCCTG GGGTTGCAGGAGGAAATGGCTGCAGCTACACTGCCACTCCCAG TGCTTTAGGCTCCTCAACGACTCCAACCACTCCAGAAGGCACTAGTAGCATGCCAACAAACTCTAGCTCATTCACTCCCAGCACCACCACAGGGACTGGGGGGGTGTTCGGAGTTGTCCCCACTGGTACTGGGAACTTTGATGCCAGTGATGCAGCCCTGCTTCCAAACAAAGTGCTGATTATGCCTTCTCTCCTCTTCATGTTCACTGCCCTCTTTGCCTCTCTTGAGAATTTCATCTGA